In Sphingomonas sp. LT1P40, the following are encoded in one genomic region:
- a CDS encoding histidine phosphatase family protein → MGRQGRDFIARHGETVFNAARRLQGDHPHTPLTRAGFAQADEMGRALREALGAKPALTLWASDTGRALQTLAVIAEHLELDWHGARQEPRLTEIGMGLWGGRYYADLLPEYGQVVAPGGILRPAPQGEVYPQIAQRVSAWLADTDDDPGDRLVIMHGISSRVLRGVMTGESAHPEFDAPIAAGLPQGSVVMIENGVETVMHTGTGHAPA, encoded by the coding sequence ATGGGACGACAGGGACGCGACTTCATTGCCCGGCATGGCGAGACGGTTTTCAACGCCGCTCGGCGTCTTCAGGGCGATCATCCGCACACGCCGCTAACCCGCGCGGGATTTGCGCAGGCGGACGAGATGGGGCGGGCGTTGCGTGAAGCGCTTGGGGCGAAACCGGCGCTTACATTATGGGCATCCGACACCGGGCGGGCGTTGCAGACGCTGGCGGTGATCGCCGAGCATCTGGAGCTGGACTGGCATGGCGCGCGGCAGGAGCCGCGACTGACCGAGATCGGCATGGGGCTTTGGGGCGGGCGCTATTATGCCGACCTGCTGCCCGAATATGGGCAGGTAGTTGCCCCCGGCGGGATCTTGCGCCCCGCCCCGCAGGGCGAGGTTTACCCGCAGATTGCCCAGCGGGTGTCGGCATGGCTGGCGGATACCGATGACGATCCCGGCGACCGGCTGGTCATCATGCACGGTATTTCCAGCCGCGTGCTGCGCGGGGTGATGACCGGGGAGTCCGCGCATCCCGAATTCGACGCACCGATTGCCGCCGGTCTGCCGCAGGGGTCGGTGGTAATGATCGAGAATGGGGTCGAGACGGTCATGCATACCGGCACCGGGCACGCCCCGGCATGA
- a CDS encoding outer membrane protein, producing MRNAFAAALIASTMLAAPAFAQDDVNPSFTGPRIGIIGGYDIVRPGSSEDSDIDGDDQNVDGFLYGVEAGYDISMGGALIGVEAELSESTGKVRANSSDPDFFGFGEVGTGRDIYVGVRAGVLASPDMLIYAKGGYTNARLNVLASDGDTELDQNFELDGWRLGAGVEKAIGRNSFAKLEYRYSNYSSANFELSNGGVTDDFDIDTDRHQIVAGVGFRF from the coding sequence ATGCGTAATGCTTTTGCCGCGGCGCTCATCGCGTCGACCATGCTGGCCGCACCAGCCTTCGCCCAGGACGACGTCAACCCCAGCTTCACCGGCCCGCGCATCGGGATCATCGGCGGTTACGACATCGTCCGTCCCGGCAGCAGCGAGGACAGCGACATCGATGGCGACGACCAGAATGTCGACGGCTTCCTGTATGGCGTCGAGGCCGGCTATGATATTTCGATGGGCGGCGCGCTGATCGGTGTCGAAGCGGAACTGTCCGAATCGACTGGCAAGGTTCGCGCGAATTCGAGCGATCCCGATTTCTTTGGCTTTGGTGAAGTCGGCACCGGGCGCGACATCTATGTCGGCGTTCGCGCCGGCGTGCTCGCCAGCCCCGACATGCTGATCTACGCCAAGGGCGGTTACACCAATGCACGCCTGAACGTGCTGGCGTCGGACGGCGATACCGAGCTCGATCAGAATTTCGAGCTCGACGGCTGGCGCCTGGGCGCGGGCGTCGAAAAAGCGATCGGCCGCAACAGCTTCGCCAAGCTCGAATATCGCTACTCGAACTATTCGAGCGCGAATTTCGAGCTCAGCAATGGCGGCGTGACCGATGATTTCGACATCGACACCGACCGTCACCAGATCGTGGCAGGCGTCGGCTTCCGCTTCTAA
- the dnaN gene encoding DNA polymerase III subunit beta, translating into MKATIERATLLRGLSHVQSVVERRNTIPILSNVLIEASAEGSLRLMATDLDLQIDETVPAAVDQAGAITVSAHTLFDIARKLPEGSQVELTAAEGRIKINAGRAKFELGTLPRDDFPVIAEGELPTVFELPAETLKQIIDKTRFAISTEETRYYLNGIFLHVSEDGALPVLKAAATDGHRLARVTVPRPDGADAMPDVIIPRKCVAELRKLLDEVDGSVGVSLSGSKIRFDLGSAILTSKLIDGTFPDYSRVIPTGNDKILKIDPKSFMEGVDRVATIAVEKTRAVKMALDRDRITLSVTSPENGAATEEVPGEYAAQPFEIGFNSKYLLEILSQIDSDLVEVHLADAAAPTLIRENDKSPALYVLMPMRV; encoded by the coding sequence ATGAAAGCGACGATCGAACGCGCAACTTTGTTGAGGGGCCTCAGCCACGTCCAGTCGGTGGTGGAGCGGCGCAACACGATTCCCATCCTGTCGAACGTGCTGATCGAGGCCTCGGCCGAGGGGTCGCTGCGGCTGATGGCGACCGATCTCGACCTGCAGATCGACGAAACCGTTCCGGCAGCGGTGGATCAGGCGGGCGCGATCACCGTTTCCGCGCACACATTGTTCGATATCGCGCGGAAATTGCCCGAGGGATCGCAGGTCGAACTGACTGCGGCCGAGGGGCGAATCAAGATCAATGCCGGTCGCGCCAAGTTCGAGCTCGGCACGCTGCCGCGCGACGATTTCCCGGTGATCGCGGAGGGCGAACTGCCCACCGTGTTCGAGCTGCCCGCCGAAACGCTGAAGCAGATCATCGACAAGACCCGATTCGCGATCTCGACCGAAGAGACCCGCTATTATCTGAACGGCATCTTCCTGCACGTCAGCGAGGATGGTGCATTGCCGGTGCTGAAAGCCGCCGCAACCGACGGCCACCGCCTCGCCCGCGTCACGGTGCCGCGTCCGGATGGCGCCGACGCGATGCCCGACGTGATTATACCGCGCAAATGCGTGGCGGAGCTGCGCAAGCTGCTCGACGAGGTCGACGGGTCGGTCGGCGTGTCGCTGTCGGGATCGAAAATTCGTTTCGACCTCGGCTCCGCAATCCTGACGTCCAAGCTGATCGACGGCACCTTCCCCGATTACAGCCGCGTGATCCCCACCGGCAACGACAAGATCCTCAAGATCGATCCCAAGAGTTTTATGGAAGGCGTCGATCGCGTCGCCACGATTGCGGTCGAAAAGACCCGCGCGGTCAAGATGGCGCTGGACCGCGACCGCATCACGCTGTCCGTCACCAGCCCCGAAAACGGCGCGGCGACCGAGGAAGTGCCTGGCGAATATGCCGCGCAGCCGTTCGAGATCGGCTTCAACAGCAAATATCTGCTGGAGATTCTCAGCCAGATCGACAGCGACTTGGTCGAGGTCCATCTGGCCGATGCTGCAGCACCGACGCTGATCCGCGAAAACGACAAGTCGCCGGCGTTGTACGTCCTGATGCCGATGCGAGTATAA
- a CDS encoding Coq4 family protein: protein MMATQVQPIDWGRPQRREWGTAFRALLRLLGNADDTIQVFRIMRALNGDTAGKNYRKLLAVPNGGKLAYRRVELAQRFSDREWIDSLPAGSVAAAYRDFLDRTGYSAQGLAEVSYTDATFERDVEHPHAWYGRRERDIHDIWHILTGYQADEPLGEACLVGFSYAQTGGLGWAFIGAGAALKSLKITGKRTFLRAVIEGYRHGKRAAWLSGEDYEALLAEPLDAARKRLNIAEPVIYQQAQRELREMGLAGI from the coding sequence ATGATGGCGACTCAGGTTCAACCGATCGATTGGGGCAGGCCGCAACGGCGCGAATGGGGCACCGCTTTTCGAGCGCTGCTCCGCCTGCTGGGTAATGCCGACGATACGATCCAGGTGTTCCGCATCATGCGCGCGCTGAACGGCGACACGGCGGGCAAGAATTATCGCAAGCTGCTGGCGGTGCCGAATGGCGGCAAGCTTGCTTATCGCCGGGTCGAACTGGCGCAGCGCTTCTCAGACCGCGAATGGATCGATTCGCTCCCGGCAGGCAGCGTCGCCGCCGCATACCGCGATTTTCTCGACCGCACCGGTTATTCGGCACAGGGGTTGGCCGAAGTCAGCTATACCGATGCGACGTTCGAGCGTGACGTCGAGCACCCGCATGCCTGGTACGGTCGCCGCGAGCGTGATATCCACGATATCTGGCACATCCTGACCGGCTATCAGGCCGATGAGCCGTTGGGCGAGGCGTGCCTGGTCGGCTTTTCCTATGCGCAGACCGGCGGGCTTGGCTGGGCGTTTATCGGCGCGGGTGCGGCGCTCAAGAGCCTGAAAATCACCGGCAAGCGCACGTTTTTGCGCGCGGTGATCGAGGGGTATCGCCACGGCAAGCGCGCAGCATGGCTTTCGGGCGAAGATTATGAGGCATTGCTGGCCGAGCCGCTCGATGCGGCGCGAAAGCGGCTGAACATCGCCGAGCCGGTGATTTACCAGCAGGCCCAGCGCGAGTTGCGCGAGATGGGGCTGGCGGGGATCTAA
- the recF gene encoding DNA replication/repair protein RecF (All proteins in this family for which functions are known are DNA-binding proteins that assist the filamentation of RecA onto DNA for the initiation of recombination or recombinational repair.), which translates to MALTRLVLTDFRNHADAVLMPGPGFVVLAGDNGAGKTNVLEAVSLLAPGRGLRRAPLGEMARRGGKGGFGVAATLADSTEIGTGTQAAAPERRIVRINGAPAAATGLAEWLTVLWLTPAMDRLFVEPASERRRFLDRLTLALAPGHAHHTARYEAAMRERNRLLAAEEPADPDWLTALEARMAEHGEAIDAARRAAVTALAAAIADQPEGAFARATLTLEGAPPSDLAAQLRAGRARDAAAGRTLTGPHRHDLIVTHLTKAQPAHLCSTGEQKALLLGIVLAHAELVADRTGRTPILLLDEVAAHLDPSRRVALFDRLAGRGQVWMTGTEAELFDGIDAATRYAVRDGSIVTA; encoded by the coding sequence ATGGCTCTTACCCGCCTCGTCCTCACCGACTTTCGCAATCATGCCGATGCTGTGCTCATGCCCGGTCCCGGCTTCGTCGTGCTGGCGGGCGATAATGGCGCGGGCAAAACCAATGTGCTGGAGGCGGTGTCGCTGCTCGCCCCCGGACGCGGGCTGCGCCGCGCGCCCCTGGGGGAGATGGCGCGGCGGGGTGGCAAAGGCGGCTTCGGCGTTGCCGCGACGCTTGCCGACAGCACCGAAATCGGCACCGGCACGCAGGCCGCCGCGCCGGAGCGCCGCATCGTGCGCATCAACGGCGCGCCCGCCGCCGCGACCGGGCTGGCGGAGTGGCTCACCGTATTGTGGCTTACCCCCGCCATGGACCGGCTGTTCGTCGAACCCGCCAGCGAGCGCCGCCGCTTTCTCGATCGCCTGACGCTTGCGCTTGCCCCGGGCCATGCGCACCACACTGCGCGTTACGAAGCCGCGATGCGCGAGCGTAACCGGCTGCTCGCTGCCGAGGAACCCGCCGATCCCGACTGGTTGACCGCGCTGGAGGCGCGCATGGCCGAGCATGGCGAAGCGATCGATGCCGCCCGCCGTGCCGCCGTCACCGCGCTCGCCGCCGCCATTGCGGACCAGCCCGAGGGGGCGTTCGCCCGCGCGACGCTCACGCTGGAAGGTGCGCCGCCATCCGATCTCGCGGCGCAACTTCGCGCCGGTCGCGCGCGCGATGCGGCAGCGGGCCGCACCCTGACCGGCCCGCACCGCCACGACCTGATCGTCACCCATCTGACCAAGGCCCAGCCCGCGCATCTCTGCTCCACGGGGGAGCAGAAGGCACTGCTGCTCGGCATCGTTTTGGCGCATGCCGAACTGGTCGCCGACCGCACGGGGCGGACCCCGATCCTCTTGCTGGACGAGGTTGCCGCGCATCTCGACCCCAGCCGCCGGGTCGCGTTGTTCGACCGGTTGGCGGGGCGCGGACAAGTGTGGATGACCGGCACGGAAGCGGAATTGTTCGACGGGATCGACGCCGCCACCCGCTATGCCGTGCGCGACGGATCGATTGTTACGGCCTGA
- a CDS encoding OmpA family protein, translating to MKNVLIFAALGMAMAAPASAQTWDWGGGRPGTRDIGLAGPGVRLLYPELKRTNRGRSFVLRNFDRNRDRLISMREAQAANRAFATIAGSARDRFDWDARDAGWERPAPGPRAGGWDRGAMRGYGFRQTERGAMMRMEDSVLFATDSAVLRPGAAAKLEALAAYLRDNRGVRVAIEGHTDSRGTDAHNEALSQRRADAVRAAFDEMGVTRARFQVRGLGESQPVATNATAQGMRQNRRVEVTLLGRRASEF from the coding sequence ATGAAGAATGTACTGATTTTCGCCGCGCTCGGCATGGCAATGGCCGCGCCCGCGTCGGCACAAACCTGGGACTGGGGTGGTGGCCGCCCCGGTACGCGTGACATCGGCCTTGCCGGACCCGGTGTGCGCCTGCTCTACCCGGAGTTGAAGCGCACCAATCGCGGTCGTTCTTTCGTGCTGCGCAATTTCGATCGCAACCGCGACCGGTTGATCAGCATGCGTGAAGCACAGGCTGCCAACCGCGCCTTTGCCACTATCGCCGGCAGCGCGCGCGACCGCTTCGACTGGGATGCGCGTGATGCAGGCTGGGAACGCCCCGCCCCCGGTCCTCGGGCAGGCGGTTGGGATCGCGGCGCGATGCGCGGCTATGGCTTTCGCCAGACCGAGCGTGGCGCGATGATGCGGATGGAGGATTCGGTCCTGTTCGCCACCGACAGCGCGGTATTGCGCCCCGGTGCTGCGGCCAAGCTGGAGGCGCTTGCGGCGTACCTCCGCGACAATCGCGGCGTGCGTGTCGCCATCGAAGGCCATACCGATTCGCGCGGCACCGATGCGCATAACGAAGCGCTGTCGCAGCGCCGCGCAGACGCCGTCCGCGCCGCCTTTGATGAAATGGGCGTGACCCGCGCGCGCTTTCAGGTGCGTGGCCTGGGCGAAAGCCAGCCGGTCGCCACCAACGCGACCGCGCAGGGCATGCGCCAGAACCGCCGCGTCGAGGTAACCCTGCTGGGCCGCCGCGCCAGCGAGTTCTAA
- the gyrB gene encoding DNA topoisomerase (ATP-hydrolyzing) subunit B — MLGMASEDDKTPENVPNANAYGADSIKVLKGLDAVRKRPGMYIGDTDDGSGLHHMVFEVSDNAIDEALAGHCDLILITLNADGSVSVEDNGRGIPTGIHTEEGVSAAEVIMTQLHAGGKFENTSDDNAYKVSGGLHGVGVSVVNALSEWLDLNIWRDGEEHYMRFAFGDAVAPLKVVGPADGKKGTRVTFLASPATFKITEYDFEKLEHRYRELAFLNSGVRLKLRDARHEELKEIDLYYEGGIAAFVKYLDRNKTPLMPDPVAISGTRDDVTIDVALEWNDSYYENVLCFTNNIPQRDGGTHLAAFRAALTRTLNNYADKSGALKKEKVSLTGDDMREGLTAIVSVKLPDPKFSSQTKDKLVSSEVRQPLESLMADKMAEWLEENPQTAKAIIQKVIDAAAAREAAKKARELTRRKGVMDIASLPGKLADCQERDPAKSELFLVEGDSAGGSAKQGRDRHFQAILPLRGKILNVERARFDRMLGSKEIGTLIQAMGTGIGRDDFNVEKLRYHKIVIMTDADVDGAHIRTLLLTFFYRQMPEIITNGHLYIAQPPLYKASKGRSEVYLKDDTALDQYLVDAGVGGTVLDTQGSQRTGEDLRELVEHARRMRTLMRYVPRRYDPMIIEALALGNGLDPAATRDQRAASLTTVVTRLDAADADARWSARVTDDGGYHFERWWRGVTDHHVVEAAFLLSAEARKLHALAIENAEQYLLPSKLISSKASAAAEAEAEAATPTNGEEGEIPVAVAKGETLVSRPSQLLDAILAFGRKGLSIQRYKGLGEMNADQLWETTLDPANRSMLVVQVDQADVADEIFTRLMGDVVEPRREFIQDNALSVANLDV, encoded by the coding sequence ATGCTCGGCATGGCATCTGAAGACGATAAAACCCCCGAAAACGTCCCCAACGCAAACGCCTATGGCGCCGACAGCATCAAAGTCCTGAAGGGCCTTGACGCCGTCCGCAAGCGCCCCGGCATGTATATCGGCGATACCGATGACGGCTCGGGTCTGCACCACATGGTGTTCGAGGTGTCGGACAATGCGATCGACGAGGCGCTGGCGGGGCATTGCGACCTGATCCTCATCACGCTGAACGCCGACGGATCGGTCAGCGTCGAGGATAACGGACGCGGCATTCCCACCGGAATCCACACCGAAGAAGGCGTTTCCGCCGCCGAGGTCATCATGACCCAGCTGCATGCGGGCGGGAAGTTCGAGAACACGTCGGATGACAATGCGTATAAGGTTTCCGGCGGCCTCCACGGTGTCGGCGTTTCGGTGGTAAACGCGCTGTCCGAATGGCTCGATCTCAACATCTGGCGCGACGGCGAGGAGCATTATATGCGCTTCGCGTTCGGCGATGCCGTCGCCCCGCTCAAGGTCGTCGGTCCGGCGGACGGGAAAAAGGGGACGCGCGTCACCTTCCTCGCCAGCCCCGCAACCTTCAAGATCACCGAATATGATTTCGAGAAGCTCGAGCATCGTTACCGCGAACTCGCTTTCCTCAACTCGGGCGTGCGCCTGAAGCTGCGCGACGCGCGGCATGAGGAGCTGAAGGAAATCGACCTTTATTACGAGGGCGGGATCGCCGCCTTCGTAAAATATCTCGACCGCAACAAGACCCCGTTGATGCCCGATCCGGTGGCGATCAGCGGCACCCGCGACGACGTCACGATCGACGTCGCGCTGGAGTGGAACGACAGCTATTACGAAAACGTCCTGTGCTTCACCAATAACATCCCGCAGCGCGACGGCGGCACGCATCTGGCCGCGTTCCGCGCCGCGCTGACCCGCACGCTCAACAATTACGCGGATAAATCGGGCGCGCTGAAGAAAGAGAAAGTCTCGCTGACCGGCGACGACATGCGCGAGGGATTGACCGCGATCGTCTCGGTCAAACTGCCCGATCCGAAGTTCAGTTCGCAGACCAAGGACAAATTGGTCTCGTCCGAAGTCCGCCAGCCGCTCGAAAGCCTGATGGCCGACAAGATGGCCGAATGGCTGGAGGAAAACCCGCAGACCGCCAAGGCGATCATCCAGAAGGTGATCGACGCCGCCGCCGCGCGCGAAGCCGCGAAAAAGGCGCGCGAGCTGACCCGGCGCAAGGGCGTGATGGATATCGCCTCGCTCCCCGGCAAACTCGCCGACTGTCAGGAGCGCGATCCCGCCAAGTCCGAACTGTTCCTGGTCGAGGGTGACTCCGCCGGCGGCTCGGCGAAACAGGGCCGCGACCGGCACTTTCAGGCGATCCTGCCCCTGCGCGGCAAGATCCTGAACGTCGAGCGCGCTCGTTTCGACCGTATGCTCGGCTCCAAGGAAATCGGCACGCTGATTCAGGCGATGGGCACCGGCATCGGCCGCGACGATTTCAACGTCGAAAAGCTGCGCTATCACAAGATCGTCATCATGACCGACGCCGATGTCGATGGCGCGCATATCCGCACGCTGCTGCTGACGTTTTTCTATCGCCAGATGCCGGAGATCATCACAAACGGGCATCTCTATATCGCCCAGCCACCGCTGTATAAGGCGTCGAAGGGCCGGTCGGAGGTGTATCTGAAGGACGATACCGCGCTCGACCAATATTTGGTCGATGCGGGTGTCGGCGGCACCGTGCTGGATACGCAAGGGTCGCAGCGCACCGGTGAGGATTTGCGCGAACTGGTCGAGCATGCCCGCCGCATGCGCACGCTGATGCGCTATGTCCCGCGCCGTTACGATCCAATGATTATCGAGGCGCTGGCGCTGGGCAACGGACTCGATCCCGCCGCCACGCGCGATCAGCGGGCGGCAAGCCTGACGACGGTCGTCACCCGACTCGATGCGGCGGATGCCGATGCCCGCTGGTCGGCGCGCGTGACCGACGATGGCGGCTATCATTTCGAGCGCTGGTGGCGCGGCGTGACCGATCATCATGTCGTCGAGGCCGCGTTCCTGTTGTCGGCAGAGGCGCGCAAGCTCCACGCACTCGCAATCGAGAATGCCGAACAATATCTGCTGCCGTCGAAGCTGATTTCGTCGAAGGCGAGTGCGGCTGCCGAGGCCGAGGCGGAAGCCGCGACGCCGACGAATGGCGAAGAAGGCGAAATCCCGGTCGCGGTGGCGAAGGGCGAGACGTTGGTTTCCCGCCCGAGCCAGCTGCTCGATGCGATCCTCGCCTTTGGCCGCAAGGGGCTGAGCATTCAGCGCTACAAGGGCTTGGGCGAGATGAATGCCGATCAGCTGTGGGAAACCACGCTCGATCCGGCGAACCGCTCGATGCTGGTCGTTCAGGTCGATCAGGCCGATGTCGCGGACGAGATCTTCACCCGCCTGATGGGCGACGTGGTCGAACCGCGCCGCGAATTCATTCAGGACAATGCGCTGAGCGTCGCCAACCTCGACGTCTGA
- a CDS encoding septal ring lytic transglycosylase RlpA family protein has product MRGSIAIIALLLACPAAADDDAIGVVLDSGTASYFSREIAGNRTANGERCDPDTLTAAHRTARFGSRMRVTNIATGRSVIVRINDRGPFRAGRVIDLSHAAAREIGMHRTGTAKVSLALLDD; this is encoded by the coding sequence ATGCGGGGATCGATCGCCATCATAGCATTGCTGCTGGCTTGTCCGGCAGCGGCTGACGACGACGCGATCGGCGTCGTGCTGGACAGTGGCACCGCCAGCTATTTCAGCCGCGAGATTGCTGGCAACCGCACCGCCAACGGCGAACGCTGTGACCCCGACACGCTGACCGCCGCCCACCGCACCGCCCGTTTCGGCAGCCGCATGCGCGTCACCAACATCGCCACCGGGCGCAGCGTCATCGTCCGCATCAACGATCGCGGCCCGTTCCGCGCCGGGCGAGTCATCGATTTGAGCCATGCGGCTGCGCGCGAGATCGGCATGCATCGCACGGGGACGGCAAAGGTAAGCCTCGCGCTGCTCGACGACTAA
- a CDS encoding MFS transporter, with amino-acid sequence MTAPAATSGQSERKVIIASSLGTVFEWYDFYLYGLLATVISAKFFSGVNETTGFILALGAFAAGFAVRPFGALVFGRLGDVVGRKYTFLVTMGLMGLSTFAVGLLPSYESIGVAAPIILVVLRILQGLALGGEYGGAATYVAEHAPEGKRGLFTSWIQTTATLGLFAALLIVIGIRTSIGEAAFLEWGWRLPFLVSILLLGVSLWIRLQLAESPVFQKMKDEGTTSKAPFTEAFGQWKSLRVVLIVLLGAVAGQAVVWYTGQFYALFFLEKTLKVDGATANILIAIALIIGTPFFVIFGWLSDKIGRKPIILTGCALAALTYFPVFTALTSATNPALAAAQTRAPVAVQADPATCAFQFDPVGKNKFDNTGCDIAKAALAKAGIPYTSIDGPAAQGAIVRIGGTQLAAPQPDGLQPLERAGRITAFQGELKSALTAAAYPAKADPTQMNKPLIVALLTWLVLLVTAVYGPIAALLVEIFPTRIRYTAMSLPYHIGNGWFGGFLPTIAFAMVAATGDIYYGLWYPVTVAVLTVILGLLFLPETFRRRIDDHGT; translated from the coding sequence ATGACGGCACCGGCAGCAACCAGCGGACAAAGCGAGCGCAAGGTCATCATCGCCTCGTCGCTGGGCACCGTGTTCGAATGGTATGATTTCTACCTGTACGGTCTGCTCGCCACCGTCATTTCCGCCAAATTCTTCTCCGGCGTGAACGAGACGACCGGCTTCATCCTGGCGCTGGGCGCGTTCGCCGCCGGGTTTGCGGTGCGACCATTCGGCGCGCTGGTGTTCGGGCGATTGGGCGACGTGGTCGGGCGCAAATATACCTTTCTCGTCACGATGGGCCTGATGGGCTTGTCCACCTTCGCAGTCGGATTGCTGCCCAGTTATGAAAGCATCGGCGTCGCCGCGCCGATCATCCTGGTTGTCCTGCGTATCCTTCAGGGCCTTGCGCTCGGCGGCGAATATGGCGGTGCCGCGACTTATGTCGCAGAGCACGCGCCCGAGGGAAAGCGCGGGCTGTTCACCAGCTGGATTCAGACCACCGCCACGCTCGGCCTGTTTGCCGCGCTGCTGATCGTCATCGGCATCCGCACCAGCATCGGTGAGGCGGCGTTCCTGGAATGGGGCTGGCGGCTTCCCTTCCTCGTTTCGATACTGCTGCTCGGCGTGTCACTGTGGATCCGGCTCCAGCTCGCCGAGAGCCCGGTGTTCCAGAAGATGAAGGACGAGGGCACGACGTCCAAAGCCCCCTTCACCGAAGCGTTCGGCCAGTGGAAGAGCCTTCGCGTCGTCCTGATCGTGCTGCTCGGTGCGGTCGCAGGGCAGGCGGTGGTCTGGTACACCGGGCAATTCTATGCGCTGTTCTTCCTCGAAAAGACGCTGAAGGTCGATGGCGCGACCGCCAACATCCTGATTGCGATCGCGCTGATCATCGGCACGCCGTTCTTCGTCATCTTCGGCTGGCTGAGCGACAAGATCGGGCGCAAACCGATCATTCTCACTGGCTGCGCGCTCGCCGCGCTGACCTACTTCCCGGTATTCACCGCGCTCACCAGCGCCACCAACCCCGCCCTCGCCGCCGCCCAGACCCGCGCGCCCGTTGCCGTGCAGGCTGACCCTGCCACCTGCGCGTTCCAGTTCGACCCGGTCGGCAAGAACAAGTTCGACAATACCGGCTGCGACATCGCCAAGGCTGCGCTCGCCAAAGCGGGCATTCCGTACACCAGCATCGACGGCCCCGCTGCACAGGGCGCAATCGTCCGCATCGGCGGAACGCAGCTTGCCGCGCCGCAGCCCGATGGCTTGCAACCGCTCGAACGCGCCGGCCGCATCACCGCATTTCAGGGCGAACTCAAATCCGCGCTGACCGCCGCCGCCTATCCGGCTAAGGCCGACCCGACGCAGATGAACAAGCCGCTGATCGTCGCGCTGCTGACCTGGCTCGTGTTGCTGGTGACGGCGGTTTATGGCCCGATCGCCGCGTTACTTGTCGAGATTTTCCCGACGCGGATTCGCTACACCGCGATGTCGCTCCCCTATCATATCGGCAATGGCTGGTTCGGCGGGTTCCTGCCGACCATCGCGTTCGCCATGGTCGCGGCCACGGGCGATATCTATTACGGGCTGTGGTATCCGGTCACCGTCGCGGTGCTGACCGTCATTCTCGGATTACTGTTCCTGCCCGAAACATTCCGGCGTCGGATCGACGATCATGGAACATAA